One window from the genome of Pararhizobium gei encodes:
- a CDS encoding DNA-binding protein gives MFGNDSLELTVNVSASEWAYAQRRLTYLETLLLRIVRDKAHIQEWYDAAELAALRLPGLPDSKTGITRKATMGNWRRRTLKDRKGRRYVYHASSFPARAFDALIARLLDLPPVDADMDGVFALPVETPPQHPPMPENTAPVWVLPLMRLMKGEANGNLGRAWQALPAHLPKGIALPSVREAAEILVNLGLA, from the coding sequence ATGTTTGGTAACGATAGTCTTGAGCTCACAGTGAATGTGTCCGCCTCGGAATGGGCCTACGCCCAAAGGCGTCTGACCTATCTTGAAACCCTCCTCCTGCGGATCGTCCGCGACAAGGCCCATATCCAAGAATGGTACGACGCCGCCGAACTGGCGGCGCTCCGTCTCCCCGGCCTGCCAGACAGCAAGACAGGGATCACGCGCAAGGCGACCATGGGCAACTGGCGGCGGCGCACTTTGAAGGACCGCAAGGGCAGGCGCTACGTCTACCACGCATCCAGCTTCCCGGCCCGCGCTTTCGATGCCCTGATAGCCCGGCTTCTCGACTTGCCGCCCGTGGATGCCGATATGGATGGCGTCTTTGCCCTGCCGGTGGAAACCCCGCCGCAACATCCGCCAATGCCGGAAAACACCGCACCGGTTTGGGTGCTTCCCCTGATGCGCCTCATGAAGGGCGAGGCGAACGGCAACCTTGGCAGGGCATGGCAGGCCCTGCCTGCGCATCTCCCAAAGGGCATTGCTTTGCCGTCTGTCCGCGAGGCAGCAGAAATCCTCGTTAATCTGGGCTTGGCCTAG
- a CDS encoding phage virion morphogenesis protein yields the protein MSPIVYTLELKSKEARDAVNRLVASMSNRQGFYKNVGEHLLNSTADNFRLERSPEGVPWKRLMPKTIAKREKLGQVPITILRARGRLAGSVNMVATNEEARLGTPVPHAAIHQLGGEIKKEERQQTIYQRYDAKTDTLDQRFRRKSKSNFARDVTVKAHVIHIPARPYLGASEDDEKIIVGIAEEWLLSENPDLS from the coding sequence ATGAGCCCAATCGTTTACACTTTGGAACTGAAAAGCAAGGAAGCTCGCGATGCGGTCAACCGGTTGGTTGCCAGTATGTCGAACCGGCAGGGCTTCTACAAAAATGTGGGCGAGCATCTTCTGAATTCGACGGCCGACAACTTCCGGCTTGAGCGCAGCCCGGAGGGCGTTCCCTGGAAGCGCCTCATGCCGAAGACAATTGCCAAGCGCGAAAAACTGGGCCAGGTGCCGATAACGATCCTGCGAGCCCGTGGCCGTCTGGCCGGGTCCGTCAACATGGTCGCGACCAACGAGGAGGCGCGGCTCGGAACGCCGGTGCCGCACGCCGCTATTCACCAGCTTGGCGGCGAGATCAAGAAGGAGGAACGGCAGCAGACGATCTACCAGCGCTATGACGCCAAGACCGATACGCTGGATCAGAGGTTTCGCCGGAAATCGAAGAGCAACTTTGCGCGCGACGTAACCGTCAAGGCTCACGTCATCCATATCCCCGCCCGGCCCTATCTTGGAGCATCCGAGGACGATGAAAAGATCATCGTCGGTATAGCGGAAGAGTGGCTGTTGTCGGAGAATCCCGATTTGAGCTAA
- a CDS encoding DNA adenine methylase, with protein MPNDAQLRDVLNTQPPAAWIGGKRTLAPRLVQRISQTPHNIYAEPFVGMGGVFFRRRRVPRTEVINDRNGEVVNLFRILQRHYPQFMDTLKFQITSRKEFARLKACDPATLTDLERAARFLYLQKLAFGGKVSGQTFGVDTSRDARFNLNRLAPLLEDVHERLSGVVIENLDWAAFIDRYDRPETLFYLDPPYFGNEDDYGKALFGPEQFELMAEKLSGIRGSFIVSINDVQPIRKIFREFTFAEAELNYSVGGGKGTPARELIITSFGR; from the coding sequence ATGCCTAACGATGCCCAATTGAGAGACGTCCTGAACACTCAGCCTCCGGCCGCGTGGATCGGCGGAAAGCGCACCTTGGCCCCGCGCCTTGTGCAGAGGATTTCTCAAACACCACACAATATATATGCCGAACCCTTCGTGGGCATGGGTGGCGTATTTTTCCGCCGCAGACGCGTGCCTAGGACAGAGGTCATCAACGACCGCAATGGCGAGGTTGTGAACCTCTTCCGGATCTTGCAGCGGCATTACCCGCAGTTCATGGACACCCTCAAATTTCAGATTACATCGCGCAAGGAATTTGCTCGGTTGAAAGCTTGCGACCCCGCGACCCTAACCGATCTGGAGCGGGCAGCCCGGTTCCTCTATCTGCAAAAGCTGGCATTCGGCGGCAAGGTCTCGGGCCAGACTTTCGGCGTCGATACGAGCCGGGATGCCCGCTTCAATCTTAACCGGCTCGCGCCACTCCTGGAGGACGTCCATGAGCGCCTTTCAGGAGTGGTAATCGAAAACCTCGACTGGGCAGCGTTCATCGATCGCTACGATCGTCCCGAGACACTCTTCTATCTGGATCCACCATATTTCGGGAACGAGGACGACTACGGCAAGGCCTTGTTTGGCCCTGAGCAATTCGAACTGATGGCCGAAAAGCTCTCGGGCATACGAGGATCGTTCATTGTTTCCATCAACGACGTGCAGCCGATACGAAAGATATTCAGGGAGTTTACCTTTGCCGAGGCGGAGCTGAATTACTCAGTCGGCGGGGGCAAAGGAACACCGGCTCGGGAGTTGATCATCACGTCGTTCGGACGTTAG
- the gpJ gene encoding TipJ family phage tail tip protein: MSAQAARVIAMPVADPGIARIHGVAPAGASVAEIVDKFLPGFPAAEHETIRVVLVSRRGSTVVSYKRWTRVKPKPHVTVIIRPIPGKDALRSILQIVISIAAVSLGQYWGAALASGMTATGAAIVKAGLTVALNAIGMLALNALIPPAAPSSNERKTNYTISGWKNRIEPNGVIPDVVGKHRYAPPFAVPPYWTIKGDDLWVTGTFLVGYGSNDPAGGIAMSDYKIGDTSLSEFDAESYVVEVREGVPGDLPLSLVPYTIWQENIGVELTRPYPRAADGDIEDDEDTIETPVVRNTGSNASGCSVILGWQGGLGKVNDSGDYKSKTVEFRIRQRLVGTVEWQEVETIKVKAKKLGEGFSRQHSWTFPVRGTWAIELTRLTDEHIDSQTQSRSTWEALQTIRPEYPINEKKPMALVALHIKATHQLSGTLDNFNLLASRRCKDYDHTSGEWITRETSNPASLLRYKQQGLGATRPAPDSGIDIAKLEDWHDFCRVKGLKYDRVHDDSANHLERLVEVARAGRASPRHDGRQRTVIIDRPDEIAIDEVSERNAGDISVRRVYLRPPHAFRITFNDATNNYEPSERWVRWPGYEGEITITEQLALPGKTHPDEVFVEAKRRMFEAIYRQEVITYLQSGATRVATRGDHVKMSLSTFHEAQISARILAVEGPLVELDAPVSMEAGKNYVVLFRVFPDNDDQVGMNVLRTVKTEAGSSRLIQMTGLGAQPKPGESIYFGEAGNETSQVLITQVEAGEGFSGYYRGVPAAPEIDELTDALEIEPWSSLVGHEIAENFQTPPAPRWISLGSGLADTGTGGTVEALLTAGNGPVYSARYKIEHRLSGAPAWVTINVPAINGGVEIEGVYTKGQHVELRAQALSLTGVAGPFGPTATVIVGANDIDLPAALDASTISVGRLLGGAVITGQTTDDTATSHLQLYHSRTTTVNTATDAVGQPIAVNPSRSFSIPHGDTTRSNLLDNGTFDSATGWVLGTGWGITAGKATHAQGTAGVLNQDRAMTAAKFYRFGYTLSGRITGALTIKLLGTSTQTGVGKSVNGPISDRIQAVTGSATVSFDASPTFNGSIDDAFMFLETTTCLAAGNHYYWLEPRNDDGVAGPLAGPFSVTIQ, from the coding sequence ATGAGCGCTCAAGCCGCCCGCGTCATTGCCATGCCCGTCGCCGATCCCGGCATTGCCCGCATTCACGGCGTGGCCCCGGCCGGCGCATCTGTCGCGGAGATCGTCGATAAATTCTTGCCGGGCTTTCCAGCGGCCGAGCACGAAACAATCCGCGTTGTCCTGGTCTCGCGGCGTGGATCGACCGTCGTCAGCTACAAGCGCTGGACCCGCGTCAAGCCGAAGCCGCATGTCACCGTCATCATCCGTCCGATACCGGGAAAAGACGCCCTGCGCTCGATCCTGCAGATCGTCATCTCGATCGCCGCCGTGTCGCTCGGCCAATATTGGGGTGCGGCTCTTGCCTCGGGCATGACGGCGACGGGTGCAGCCATCGTCAAGGCCGGCCTTACGGTCGCCCTCAACGCCATCGGCATGCTGGCGCTCAATGCGCTCATTCCGCCAGCCGCGCCGTCCAGCAACGAGCGCAAGACCAACTATACGATTTCGGGCTGGAAGAATCGGATTGAGCCGAACGGCGTCATCCCTGACGTGGTCGGCAAGCACCGTTACGCCCCGCCGTTTGCCGTGCCGCCATATTGGACGATCAAGGGCGATGACCTTTGGGTGACCGGCACATTTTTGGTCGGTTACGGCAGCAACGACCCGGCCGGCGGCATCGCTATGAGCGATTACAAGATCGGCGATACGTCGCTGTCGGAATTTGACGCCGAATCCTATGTGGTGGAGGTGCGGGAGGGCGTCCCGGGTGACCTGCCGTTGTCGCTGGTCCCCTACACGATCTGGCAAGAAAATATCGGGGTCGAACTCACCCGCCCCTATCCGCGTGCCGCAGACGGCGACATCGAAGATGACGAAGACACGATCGAAACGCCGGTGGTGCGCAACACCGGCTCGAACGCCTCGGGCTGCTCGGTGATCCTGGGCTGGCAGGGCGGCCTCGGCAAGGTCAACGACAGTGGAGACTACAAGTCGAAGACCGTCGAGTTCCGGATCAGACAGCGCCTTGTCGGCACTGTGGAATGGCAGGAGGTCGAGACGATCAAGGTTAAGGCCAAGAAGCTGGGCGAAGGGTTTTCTCGACAGCACTCCTGGACTTTTCCGGTTCGCGGCACCTGGGCCATCGAACTGACGCGCCTGACCGATGAGCATATCGACAGCCAGACACAGTCGCGATCGACCTGGGAGGCACTGCAGACCATCCGTCCCGAATACCCCATCAACGAGAAAAAGCCGATGGCGCTGGTGGCTCTGCACATCAAAGCGACGCATCAGCTGTCCGGCACGCTCGATAATTTCAACTTGCTCGCGTCCCGGCGCTGTAAGGATTACGACCATACGAGCGGCGAGTGGATCACCCGAGAGACCAGCAATCCGGCCTCGCTGCTGCGCTATAAACAGCAGGGGCTGGGGGCGACCCGGCCGGCTCCCGACAGCGGCATCGATATCGCGAAGCTTGAAGACTGGCACGATTTCTGCCGGGTCAAAGGGCTCAAATATGACCGCGTCCATGACGACAGTGCCAACCATCTGGAGCGACTGGTCGAGGTTGCTCGTGCCGGCCGGGCATCGCCCCGCCATGACGGTCGCCAGCGCACAGTCATTATTGATCGCCCTGACGAGATAGCGATTGATGAGGTCAGCGAGCGGAATGCGGGCGATATCAGCGTGCGCCGCGTCTATCTGCGCCCGCCGCATGCATTCCGGATCACGTTCAACGACGCGACAAACAATTACGAGCCCTCCGAGCGCTGGGTGCGCTGGCCGGGCTATGAGGGCGAGATCACCATCACCGAGCAGCTGGCGCTGCCCGGAAAAACGCACCCGGACGAGGTCTTTGTCGAGGCCAAGCGCCGGATGTTTGAGGCAATCTACCGCCAGGAGGTGATCACCTATCTGCAGTCGGGTGCAACCCGCGTCGCCACGCGCGGCGATCACGTCAAAATGTCGCTTTCGACGTTTCACGAGGCGCAGATCTCGGCGCGTATTCTTGCCGTCGAGGGGCCGCTGGTGGAACTGGATGCGCCAGTGTCCATGGAGGCCGGCAAAAACTATGTCGTGCTGTTCCGCGTCTTCCCGGACAATGACGACCAGGTCGGAATGAACGTGCTGCGCACCGTCAAGACCGAGGCGGGCTCCAGCCGCCTGATCCAGATGACCGGGCTCGGTGCGCAGCCAAAGCCCGGTGAATCCATTTATTTTGGCGAGGCCGGAAACGAGACCTCGCAGGTCCTCATCACCCAGGTCGAAGCCGGAGAAGGGTTTTCGGGCTATTATCGTGGCGTGCCCGCCGCGCCGGAAATCGACGAACTGACGGACGCGCTGGAGATCGAGCCCTGGTCGAGCCTTGTCGGCCATGAGATCGCCGAGAATTTCCAGACGCCGCCTGCTCCACGCTGGATCAGCCTCGGCAGCGGTCTGGCCGACACCGGCACGGGCGGCACGGTCGAGGCGTTGCTGACGGCCGGCAATGGTCCGGTCTATTCTGCGCGTTACAAAATAGAGCACAGGCTATCGGGCGCACCGGCCTGGGTGACGATCAACGTGCCGGCGATCAATGGCGGCGTCGAGATCGAGGGCGTCTACACCAAGGGCCAGCATGTCGAGCTGCGCGCCCAGGCGCTGTCGCTGACGGGCGTGGCCGGCCCGTTCGGCCCCACCGCCACCGTCATCGTCGGTGCCAACGATATCGATCTGCCTGCCGCGCTCGATGCCAGCACGATCAGCGTCGGCCGGCTGCTCGGCGGCGCTGTCATCACCGGCCAGACGACGGATGATACTGCCACCAGCCACCTGCAGCTTTATCACTCCAGGACAACCACCGTGAACACCGCGACGGATGCCGTGGGTCAGCCGATCGCCGTCAACCCGTCCCGGTCCTTCAGCATTCCGCATGGCGACACGACCCGTTCCAACCTGCTGGATAACGGCACCTTCGACAGCGCCACCGGCTGGGTGCTCGGGACCGGCTGGGGGATTACAGCCGGCAAGGCAACCCACGCGCAGGGAACGGCCGGCGTGCTCAACCAGGACAGGGCAATGACGGCCGCCAAATTCTATAGGTTTGGCTACACCCTCTCTGGCCGCATCACCGGCGCGCTGACAATCAAGCTGCTCGGCACCTCCACGCAAACCGGCGTCGGCAAATCGGTCAATGGGCCGATCAGCGACCGCATCCAGGCGGTGACCGGCAGTGCAACCGTCTCGTTTGACGCGAGCCCCACGTTCAACGGCTCGATCGACGACGCCTTCATGTTCCTGGAGACGACTACCTGCCTCGCAGCGGGCAACCATTATTACTGGCTGGAGCCCCGCAACGACGATGGCGTTGCCGGGCCGCTCGCCGGTCCTTTTAGCGTCACGATACAATAG
- a CDS encoding C40 family peptidase — translation MTHWTSAYIGIPFREHGRSSTGVDCWGLACVIYAGELGIQLPGYTEAYASVAEMAEIDAEIGGAADSPMWLEASRPQTFDIAVFRVGTLRRHLGIVVAPGMMIHAHDDCTKIEHYKAPKWEHRLTGIYRHVEMASRAAL, via the coding sequence ATGACCCATTGGACCTCCGCCTATATCGGCATCCCATTCCGCGAGCACGGCCGCTCTTCCACCGGCGTCGATTGCTGGGGGCTGGCCTGCGTGATCTATGCGGGCGAGCTCGGCATCCAGTTGCCCGGCTATACCGAGGCCTATGCGAGTGTCGCCGAGATGGCCGAGATCGATGCCGAGATCGGCGGCGCGGCCGATAGCCCCATGTGGCTGGAGGCCAGCCGACCGCAGACATTCGACATCGCCGTGTTCCGTGTCGGCACATTGCGTCGGCACCTCGGCATCGTCGTCGCGCCGGGCATGATGATCCATGCCCATGACGATTGCACCAAGATCGAGCACTACAAGGCTCCGAAGTGGGAGCATCGTCTGACGGGCATTTATCGCCACGTTGAAATGGCTTCGAGGGCTGCTTTATGA
- a CDS encoding phage tail length tape measure family protein, whose amino-acid sequence MTVNLDMVFRADTSAVKPAAEVVKREMDGVANEVADATAALEKHSAALERDADVSRKAAAAANDEKAARDRVNQAMAARPRPTPKAAPSSSPSTLPVQPSGEGAGGPTQKMLDDLRRQYSPRYAALMEYRETVEGIRKANKLGAIGHDEMTAAIGRQRQATLTLLQTQRTQQQRQKGSGPQQLEPWQKTQLAYQANDTVQSLLLGMPIQQVALQQGPQIIQAYGGIGNAMKAAAAAATPLRLAVGGTTAVVLAGSIAWNQYLHSVKEVETAATGLGRSTAGTAASMERAAQAGAAAANISVSAARSMEAQFLRTGRIGSENFEALIGISRDFGATFGLSAEDAGAKLAEMFADPAKAAETLYRQYGLINGATAEYARKLAAQNDLSGAQRVLLDALPSQLADASEATTALGRAWQSVATAASNAWDAIGSGVNAAIEGPTRDERIQELEAARARTSARPVFTLGMGKGIRDRSERDRVELQTLQVERRREQEDAERVRAFYQLRANGAVASGIAEKSPANASPLRRKQLTDDIAAMERRRNVDEMGGVENENIARAIDAKTRALQTLIPEEKRAAEIAALDLRLQTERDPLVRADIAAARTRLQLAGQEIETGKAEAQIAAARKNSLDQAAAADATAREGRNRALDASVERQQFENSLIGKTKTEQERLRQEYELISQVKEDAWARGKKEDTAEILRIREKVAELGRLKAALNSASSRGPLLNSPAADDRDAYLDQSAEQARIRQEAAIRRSSLFARSPQEQAAIARREAELVADSEKDNPKTRKLRIDTAEKEAYERAEKSLTDAQLERGRSLDLTLDSQRLEISLIGATASEAARLRMEYQLTAQVKEDAARNNTKVDEAELARIRLKSAEFGRLAEMQARADLRQNARFELEQLGRTDREQTIASQLQGAGLEVDLASEDAALLRNIEILKEKKKAWEDIRDVGRDAIDQLVDGASSGLDGLADAAESVGKDIVKQLLTLSTANPLKNAVYGDNLPTMESVGGIGGFFGAMLGGKNPVTAAAGQALQSVGSMSVSAGTVMINGAAIGGAADPFKALLGAGPAANNNTQIDLAAQAIKSIESGGNYRALGPVTRNGDRAYGAYQVMGNNVGPWSEATLGRRLSPTEFLNDNSAQDAIFKKYFGGYIDKFGMSGASQAWFGGPGSVGRGGAGADILGTTGTAYVGKFEEALGRATASTNVASQGLGQLGGGLGQFGQTLLSAAGNAAGGGGGLGGLLGTIVNGIGSIFTGGASADPWAGMRTAGPKSFSVGGWTGDGDPREPAGVVHGKEFVVKAPVVARPGVRAFLQALNDNDLPGFSNGGFVPGGSVISYAPLMGGNQNSGRSEPPINVFVENNTGIPIKNERKEERDAHGRRQYRYVLDSMHAANMTEAGSESNRALQSMGLPPMGIRR is encoded by the coding sequence TTGACCGTCAATCTGGACATGGTTTTTCGCGCCGATACCTCTGCCGTCAAGCCGGCGGCAGAGGTCGTAAAGCGTGAAATGGATGGCGTGGCCAACGAGGTGGCCGATGCGACGGCGGCGTTAGAAAAACACTCCGCCGCACTGGAGCGGGATGCGGACGTGTCGCGAAAGGCAGCCGCAGCCGCCAATGACGAGAAAGCGGCGCGGGACCGTGTCAATCAGGCAATGGCCGCTCGGCCGCGCCCGACGCCGAAAGCCGCCCCATCGTCATCGCCGTCCACTTTGCCTGTACAGCCGTCCGGCGAAGGTGCCGGCGGGCCGACGCAAAAGATGCTGGACGATCTGCGCCGGCAGTATAGCCCGCGCTACGCAGCCCTTATGGAATATCGCGAAACCGTCGAGGGGATCCGCAAGGCAAACAAGCTCGGTGCGATCGGTCACGACGAAATGACAGCCGCGATCGGTCGCCAGCGGCAGGCAACGTTGACACTTCTCCAGACACAGAGAACGCAGCAGCAGCGCCAGAAGGGCAGCGGTCCCCAGCAGCTTGAACCGTGGCAAAAGACGCAACTGGCCTATCAGGCCAATGACACCGTCCAGTCGCTCCTGCTCGGCATGCCGATCCAGCAAGTCGCCCTGCAGCAAGGCCCGCAAATCATTCAGGCTTATGGCGGCATCGGCAACGCCATGAAGGCCGCCGCTGCCGCCGCGACGCCTTTGCGCCTCGCCGTGGGCGGAACCACCGCCGTGGTTTTGGCTGGCAGCATCGCCTGGAACCAGTATCTGCACTCGGTAAAGGAGGTAGAGACCGCAGCCACCGGGCTGGGCCGCAGCACCGCCGGCACAGCCGCGTCGATGGAGCGCGCAGCGCAAGCCGGTGCGGCCGCAGCGAATATTTCTGTCTCGGCCGCGCGATCCATGGAGGCGCAGTTTCTGCGCACCGGTCGTATCGGCTCGGAAAACTTCGAGGCCCTGATTGGTATTTCCAGGGATTTTGGTGCCACCTTCGGCCTCAGCGCCGAAGACGCCGGCGCAAAACTTGCGGAGATGTTTGCAGACCCGGCAAAGGCAGCGGAGACCCTGTACCGGCAGTATGGCCTGATCAACGGTGCGACGGCCGAATATGCGCGCAAGCTCGCAGCCCAGAATGACCTGTCCGGCGCGCAGCGCGTCCTGCTCGATGCGCTGCCGTCTCAACTCGCTGATGCCAGCGAAGCCACCACGGCTCTCGGCCGCGCATGGCAGTCCGTCGCCACTGCCGCATCCAATGCCTGGGACGCGATTGGTAGCGGCGTTAACGCGGCGATCGAGGGACCGACCCGTGATGAGCGGATCCAGGAACTGGAAGCGGCCCGTGCCCGAACCTCTGCCCGACCCGTCTTCACCCTTGGAATGGGTAAAGGCATTCGTGACAGATCTGAGCGTGATCGGGTCGAACTGCAGACGCTGCAGGTGGAGCGCCGCCGCGAGCAAGAAGATGCGGAACGGGTCAGGGCTTTTTACCAGCTGCGCGCCAATGGCGCTGTAGCATCCGGGATCGCGGAAAAATCTCCGGCAAACGCATCTCCACTCCGGCGCAAGCAGCTCACCGATGATATTGCCGCCATGGAACGCCGTCGCAATGTCGATGAAATGGGCGGGGTGGAAAACGAGAATATTGCCCGTGCGATCGACGCGAAAACGCGGGCGCTGCAAACACTGATCCCCGAGGAAAAGAGAGCCGCCGAGATCGCCGCTCTTGATCTGCGCCTTCAGACCGAACGTGATCCTTTGGTGCGGGCCGATATCGCCGCTGCGCGCACACGTCTGCAGCTTGCCGGGCAGGAGATTGAAACTGGCAAGGCGGAGGCGCAGATTGCCGCCGCACGGAAGAATTCTCTCGATCAGGCTGCAGCGGCCGACGCCACGGCACGGGAAGGCAGAAACCGCGCGCTGGACGCATCGGTTGAGCGTCAGCAATTCGAAAACTCTCTGATTGGCAAGACAAAGACCGAGCAGGAACGTCTGCGGCAGGAATATGAACTTATCAGCCAGGTCAAAGAGGATGCCTGGGCGCGTGGGAAGAAAGAGGATACGGCCGAGATACTGCGTATCCGCGAAAAAGTTGCGGAACTAGGCAGGTTGAAGGCAGCGCTTAATTCCGCGTCATCGCGCGGCCCTCTGCTCAATAGTCCGGCTGCAGATGATCGGGATGCCTATCTCGACCAGTCCGCCGAGCAGGCACGTATTCGCCAGGAAGCCGCCATTCGGCGCTCAAGCCTTTTTGCCCGGTCCCCTCAGGAGCAAGCAGCCATCGCTCGTCGTGAGGCCGAACTTGTTGCCGACAGCGAAAAAGACAATCCGAAAACGCGCAAACTGCGAATCGATACTGCAGAAAAAGAAGCCTATGAGCGCGCCGAGAAGAGCCTTACGGACGCCCAGCTTGAACGGGGCCGGTCGCTCGACCTGACGCTCGACAGCCAACGCCTGGAGATCTCCCTCATCGGGGCGACCGCCAGCGAAGCAGCTCGCCTGCGGATGGAATATCAACTGACAGCGCAGGTTAAAGAAGACGCTGCCCGCAACAACACCAAGGTTGACGAAGCCGAACTTGCACGTATTCGCCTGAAATCCGCCGAATTCGGACGTCTGGCGGAAATGCAGGCTCGCGCCGATCTTCGCCAGAATGCCCGCTTTGAGCTTGAACAGCTCGGACGCACCGACCGAGAGCAGACGATCGCCTCTCAGCTGCAGGGCGCGGGGCTAGAGGTCGATCTTGCCTCCGAAGATGCAGCCCTACTGCGCAATATCGAGATCCTGAAGGAAAAGAAGAAGGCCTGGGAAGACATCCGCGATGTCGGTCGTGATGCGATCGACCAGCTCGTGGACGGCGCTTCCTCGGGACTGGATGGCCTCGCGGATGCTGCAGAAAGCGTCGGCAAGGATATCGTCAAGCAGCTGCTGACGCTCAGCACAGCAAATCCTTTGAAAAACGCGGTTTACGGCGACAATCTGCCAACCATGGAGAGTGTCGGCGGTATCGGTGGATTCTTCGGGGCGATGTTGGGTGGAAAAAACCCGGTGACGGCTGCGGCAGGTCAGGCGTTGCAATCTGTCGGCTCGATGTCCGTTTCGGCTGGCACCGTCATGATTAACGGGGCTGCGATCGGTGGCGCGGCCGATCCATTCAAGGCTCTGCTCGGGGCAGGCCCTGCAGCGAACAACAACACACAGATCGACCTCGCGGCGCAGGCTATCAAGTCGATTGAAAGTGGCGGAAATTATCGCGCGCTCGGCCCTGTTACTCGAAATGGTGATCGTGCCTATGGCGCGTATCAGGTGATGGGCAACAATGTAGGTCCGTGGAGCGAGGCAACGTTGGGCCGCCGTCTTTCGCCGACCGAATTTCTCAACGACAACAGCGCCCAGGATGCGATCTTCAAGAAATATTTTGGCGGCTATATCGACAAGTTCGGGATGAGCGGCGCGTCTCAGGCATGGTTTGGTGGTCCCGGCTCGGTAGGACGGGGCGGCGCTGGCGCTGATATTCTCGGCACGACCGGCACGGCTTATGTCGGAAAATTCGAAGAGGCTCTCGGGCGTGCCACCGCGTCGACCAATGTTGCCAGTCAGGGCCTTGGCCAGCTGGGTGGCGGGCTTGGTCAGTTCGGGCAGACGCTGCTCAGCGCAGCCGGCAATGCAGCCGGCGGCGGTGGTGGCCTTGGTGGCCTTCTCGGCACGATCGTAAACGGTATCGGATCGATTTTCACCGGCGGAGCGTCCGCTGATCCCTGGGCAGGAATGCGTACCGCCGGGCCAAAAAGCTTTTCGGTCGGCGGCTGGACTGGCGACGGCGACCCACGCGAGCCCGCCGGCGTTGTTCATGGCAAGGAATTCGTCGTCAAGGCCCCTGTCGTTGCACGGCCCGGCGTAAGAGCTTTCCTCCAAGCGTTAAACGACAACGACTTGCCGGGTTTTTCTAACGGCGGCTTCGTGCCGGGCGGGTCGGTTATTTCTTACGCTCCGTTGATGGGCGGCAATCAGAACAGCGGCAGATCCGAGCCGCCGATCAATGTATTCGTCGAGAATAACACCGGCATCCCGATTAAAAACGAGAGGAAAGAGGAGCGCGACGCTCACGGGCGTCGTCAGTACCGGTACGTCCTGGACAGCATGCATGCGGCCAACATGACGGAAGCGGGCTCGGAGAGTAACCGCGCGCTGCAGAGCATGGGCCTGCCGCCAATGGGGATCAGGCGCTGA
- a CDS encoding DUF1799 domain-containing protein — translation MADPEATATLDDDLIEDFRILGFEFEDDEAQPKEDDVLGIWRENWPSFQAFLGCQTQWRGAPSLTRMIWTGLDYNAVEVVMRRQKSPEHVFEDLQHMEAKALEAFAEIKH, via the coding sequence GTGGCGGATCCGGAGGCAACAGCCACCCTCGACGATGATCTTATCGAGGATTTCCGGATCCTCGGTTTCGAATTCGAAGACGACGAAGCCCAACCGAAAGAAGACGACGTGCTCGGCATCTGGCGAGAAAACTGGCCAAGCTTTCAGGCCTTCCTTGGTTGCCAGACCCAATGGCGCGGTGCGCCTAGTCTCACGCGCATGATCTGGACCGGCCTCGACTATAACGCCGTCGAAGTGGTGATGCGACGGCAGAAGTCTCCGGAGCATGTGTTCGAAGACCTGCAGCATATGGAAGCCAAGGCCCTCGAAGCCTTTGCGGAGATCAAGCATTGA
- a CDS encoding phage tail terminator protein, with protein sequence MIALIVDRLKTEAPALPFVDMAEDLDAIFKGTAPGDGYTYVVPFREKGTANKVATGGFMQVVGFQFLVAFVLRRHDDAKGGLRALQFDAIKGDIQNALAGWEPTEHSIPIELVGGEGTPIGNNITIYVQTWETTYLLTGA encoded by the coding sequence ATGATAGCCCTGATCGTTGACCGCCTGAAAACGGAAGCCCCGGCACTTCCTTTCGTCGATATGGCCGAGGACCTGGACGCCATCTTCAAGGGCACCGCACCCGGCGACGGCTACACCTATGTCGTGCCGTTCCGCGAGAAAGGCACTGCGAACAAGGTTGCGACCGGTGGCTTCATGCAGGTTGTCGGCTTCCAGTTCCTCGTCGCCTTCGTCCTGCGCCGTCACGATGACGCCAAGGGTGGCCTGCGGGCTCTCCAGTTCGACGCCATCAAAGGTGACATTCAAAACGCCCTGGCCGGCTGGGAGCCGACAGAACACAGCATCCCGATCGAGCTCGTGGGCGGCGAAGGCACGCCGATCGGCAACAACATCACGATCTACGTCCAGACGTGGGAGACCACGTACCTTCTCACCGGAGCCTGA